From the Drosophila simulans strain w501 chromosome 2L, Prin_Dsim_3.1, whole genome shotgun sequence genome, the window GCCATCGGGTTGCCGACATGTAATTAGTTGACAAAGGTGTTCGTGCCAGTTGATTTTAGTGGGCTTGGGACgggcttaattgaatttttatctCGGCCAATGTGGCTTCTTTCCACGTGTACTTCAAAAAAGTGTAGACAGAAAAATCCCTAGTAACAGAAAGTAAAATGGCGAAAACGAaagaatatgcaaatttaaatgaattgatcaatttttttttatctagTGTAGTAGCAAAAGTTTAACGAGTTATCTAACCAATTTTAATGGAAACTTTCTTCTCGGCTGATTAGGACTATAGATAAGTGAAAGAAGATTataaaattctattttaaaagcattatttaattgcaataaacTTGATACTTCCGTGCCTCGCCCAAGCACGAATCTATATCTGTCAACATTGTTGATTTTCCGAAGAGCTCTTCTTTGTTTCGCATTGGGAAGATATGCTCGGTgattgttgttggctttgggTGATTGTTGTTGGCAGGTGGTCAAAGGGAAAGGTCCTGGGAGTGGCAACAAACCGCAGCAATGTCAACAGAATAAGCCGATTGCGTGGAATTCCGCCATTGTCCCCTTCGATCGCTTCTAGGGGATTGGCTGCTCCGCCAGTCAAATGATAAGTCAATTGTTTGGCTTGAAATTTCCGTTGCCACAGCAACTACGCCTCCAGCACTCAGAAAAAttaatacataaaattatgtagcagtaaaaaaatagaaatagaaattggaaatttagttccaaatttattgtgaaataataaaatataaataataaaatatgtttaattgtGTAAAAATTACAGCTAAGCGAAAGCtatgaaagaaaaaaacatattaatacttttattatttattaaaagtaataacataattgcaattatttacatatttaaaagaCTAAAAGCGATAATTGCGTTTTAGTGTACAGGCCACGAGCAATTCattgaaaaaatgcaaataactGCAGCTAAGGGTTTGCCTATTATTAGCCCCatttagtttcaatttgtggtcgaaacgatctaattatttattatccGTGGCCCTTCCCTGCTTTGTTGACCATCCCTTCAAGCCAAGCGCGGTGGCTTTTATGGCCACCAATTGCGCTTAAGTGGGAAAGCAGCAGCTTTACGAGCATTCCCCATAGCTGCTCCCACTCAAGCCACCTCCGATTCGATTCAAATTGGCACGCAAGCCAAATGAAGTTATAAGTTTGGCCAACGGAGAGGGTCTTGGAGCGAGTGTGTGGTCCTTATTCAAGCTCCTTGTTGCTTCAGATTTGCTCGGCTGAAGTCTGGAGAAATCGGTACAACAAGTGTGCGCTTTGGGCAGATACTTAAACACCGCAGTGTGGGTAcccttattttaaataatttgcattaaagCAATGcgaatttatgtttaatataaaaatcacTAAGCTTTTAAGCCTTTAACTATGTTGtgatataataaatttatctCTTATACTTCATATCTaagaattataattaaaaggAGACAGGgctttaaaattttcattaatatttttttaaaacaatatactAATTTAGTAACTACAAAAGATACACTCCTGCAGATATCGTACATACTCTGCGCCCTTCGACAAGCTGGCCAACACTTGCAGAACAAACAGTCGCCGTGGGAAATTATTAgagacaaataaattaaattttatagcTTGGGTGCGCTAACACGGAAGGAAGCCAGGACAGACGGTAGCAGGAGTCAATGGACGGATCCCAATTTGATTGACGATTGTTTGGGGGCAATTATAGATTTGGCTGGCTTGTTTTCTGCGAGCTTATAGTGGTGGAGCTGGCTAATGGCTGGCTATCCCATTCCCAGCAGGACAATGGACACTTCAATTTCCTTCAGCTCCATTTATGGCTGAAACATGCAAACTAAAAGTTAAGTTCTGTGCGAACTCCGACCCCAgcagagtaacaacaaaagccgcTCGACTCGATGGCGTTTAACAAAGTTATTGGCTTTCCCTCGCTTCCGCTACCCAGCGTTCTTGGCCATCATCAACACTGTCTGTCCGATGCGCCAACTCACCCACTCTGGGTGCCCCGTTTTCTTGCcaccttttgttttttacaagcactttgcaaatatttatggctgAAAGCAGCGTAAACAATAAACTCATAAACTGCAGCGACGACGTCTGCGTcacaggacacaggacactGGACCCAGAACCCAGCGGGTAAatcgatttttaaaatgaattttgtttgCAGTTATGCAATATGTATACACATTTATGGACACAAGTATGTAACCGTCCTGAAGCGATATGATACCGGATATTATGTATAACATTTAATAAAGAAGCTATTGAATGTGTGCTACAAGCTCCGTAGAAAATAAGTGCCTATTAgttcattaataaattaagcattaaaagaataaagatatttgtttattttcctaCGATAATGAAGGGAAATTTCCTTTCAGTCGTTTTcgggcttttaattttataaagcaGGCATATATTGTCAATTAAATTGACTGCTGTTTGACCAGCACTTGTGCTTCACATGCCTTTGTTGGTCGAAAACCTCAACAAAAAATGGGCATATGTGTACGCGTCGATGAAAAGGGACAGTATgtgcaatttataaattagcTAAATATTTTGGTAGAgactccaccaccacctcATGCACCCTACGACCGACACATCCTGCTGCTTCTGTCCAAACAATACGCATGCACATGCATTCTGGAACTCTATTTGCTCAAAATTTTGACTGCAGAAATTGCAGCAGTGCTGGGAACTGTACTGCCAGTTGTTGAGCAAACATTTACCAGAGAAGGGAATTTCACCAATGAAATTAGAGTCTACATTGAAATTAGCAGGCGACGCAGCGTAAGCTATGTCCCTAAATTCAGAGGTAAATATGAAACGAAAGTCGGCATATCAGTGcgataaatatataaacaatatattatgGTGCACTGAAATCAAATAGGGTAGATAACGTAAATGTTTCGCACAAAGTAAATTATCGATATATTTCCTTGTAGTGTAGAAGATTTCTGCtctattaatttaatatttatttatataccacgaatttatatatatttattaggaCCCATCGgcaaaaaacacaattaataTCCCTGTCagattattacatttttttaaaatgttgaaagCCTGTTTACAACTTTTGAGgggtttttgaatttttgcaggcagtaaaaatatttattacatttcttTGAACACGTCAATCCATTGGATTGCTAGAGGCAGTTTAGCTCACAGCCGGAATCATCAATTAAAAAATCGAATTGACTGTTAtctgtttttatatttctacACATTCACATGAGATGTCTCCGCTTTTTCCGACAATTGTCGACTGCAAACTCTTGTAATCCTAATGAATCCAGCacctatttatttttcattgtGGGAAATTGTGCAAATGCCATGACAACAGTTCGCTTTTGGGGGGGTCGAATGCCACGCATACACATGGCCACATGGTCTGACCATCATACGGATACGAGTGTGTTCAATTGTTTAAATGTGCCGTAACAACAGTGCAAAAAAGTACACAGAACCTGAAAGTAATTCTGGCTTTCGCAACACAAATTAAGTATGCCCTTCAGTGAAGTAAATGAGgttacttaaaaaatatgtgaaatatatatataattagcaaaattgtaaatttacCAAGATGTTGCGCACATTTctggattttattttgtcaATATAAATAGCTTCGCAAAATGTTCTGGAGCCCCCACAGATACTTAAACGGATGTATCTGCAGACTGGTAAGGGTATTTCGAACAAGACAGATACTGATGTAGATTCACTCCTGCCCGTTGTTTGCATACATCAGTCTGAGCTCGGGGAATAGGCAGAAGTGCACAGGGTGGATTGCTGACAGATAGGCAGTATTTGCTGCTATTTTGTTACTGCTTGTTACTGTTTCACATGAGGCTTTGTCTCTCATCAGTTTAATTAGTTGGcaatgcttttgctttgctttttgccaGCCCCTTCACACGAACCCccatggaaaacaaaagcttagctggaacaaaaataattttgtctATGGCATTGCATGTAAAGCTGACACATATATTTCTGTTCTTCTTAacattgatttaaatattttattttgcgaacATATACGCTTTCAGCTAAAGAATCATTGGAAAGTTTCCTGGATATCTATGGCTATAGAAATACTCGTGCGAATCGCCCTCTGGGCTATAATCATTATACCAGTCATTGTCCACTTTCCCGTAATGACCTTCATGGGAGTCCCAAACCGAATCATAATTGAAGTCCCAATGTCCTGGCATGGGATCTATAAAGTTAGGTTCCAGAATCGGGGGTATGACAGGTGGCATGGGAGGAGGATTCGGTGCTGGTGGGATGATAATAGGTGGACTCGGTGGAATCGGTGGACTCGGTGGAATCGGTGGACTCGGTGGATTCGGTGGACTCGGCGGACTCGGTGGACTCGGCGGACGAGTTGGTGGTCTAGTTGGCGGTCGGGTTGGTGGTCTGGTTGGCGGTCGCTGAGGTCTATTTGAAACTGTCTTTTTGTGACCGTTGCCGAAGTTACGCCAAACCTTGAGAATAAAGCCGATGTGGCTGATAACATCCGTGTACACACTTACATATTTGCACTGTCGGTTTGTGAAGCTGGCAATGCCGATTTGGACGTAGCGTTTCGAGTTCTTAAAGGGAATTAAGGCACCTAGAGGACCACCGGAATCGCCATTGCACAGATTACTGTTCGAGTTTCCCGCGCAGAACTGATTTCCCACGATATTAGCACCGATATACTGGCGGCACATTTGCGGTGGCTGCCGCCTTATGTCTAGGGTCCTGAGCGCATCGCTGTCGGTTCCGTGTTCGGTCTTGCCCCAACCAGTTCCGGTTAGTATCGGAATTTTATCGATATACTTCTTCCATTTAGGATTCAACAAAATACAGATGGGCCTAATGTTATCTAGTCAAGCAtacaaaaagttaaaaagttGGATTTGCCTTTTGTGGGGAAAACTGAAGTTATATTATAAAGCCCACCTCTGTAAACCACTGGCTTTTCTAGTCGCAGAATGGCTATGTCGTTCCAGAACATTTTGTTGTGAAATAGCCGTGGCTTGAAAGCCTCGTCCACTTTGTGCTTTACTCGAACATGGCAGTAACTTCCAACGCATTTGTCATCTTTTTCACTTCTTATGTACTCCCCCAGACGAGCATATCTGagaaaaaaagatatataatatttttcattgGATGGATATCACTTACAATGTCTGGTTCGGTTTTAGGCAATGCGCTGCAGTCAGTACCAGTCCTGCAATgacattttataataaaaacgtatatatacaaaacaatTTCTGTACGAACTGTTTGTGATCAAAGTTCCGCCGCACACGAAATCACCATCAGTTGATTTAAGAAATACCATCCACGGACTCGAGTTATATTTCGCTATTTTGCCATTTACGACCCTTACTAGATTTTTTGATTCAGTTATAGTTCCACAATTCGGGTCAAGAAACTGACAATATCCTGGAAGTGGTAGAATAAATAGCATAGCCACAATGGCTAATGCTAGGAACTTCATAACTGCGGTCTTAATTGCTCGAATGTCGGGTGATCGATCGAAGATCTCTGCTTTATAACGTCGCCAATGGGCTTATCAAGAATGGATTCCCGgaaatttgtatgtatgtatatgttaatTTTCATAGTAAATCGAGCAATTCGCAAGATAATTGTGATTAAGTGACCATTTCTTGTTtatattaacttttaattaatatgtttgtatgttttatttatataaatgtacttaaaatattctaaCAACTTTTACCAGGTTGAAATATAAAAGTATCCTCCAGGATACCACTCGGGACTGTAGTTCCAATCCCAATGCGATCCATGATTGGTGTCGTAATCGTAGTCTTGGTAAGTCTGTTTTGGAGTTTGCCACCATGTAGGCGGACGGGTGGTCGTTGTGGGTTTCTTTGGGATCGGTATCCTTTGACCCTTGCCGTACATTCTCCACACTCGAAGGATAAATTCGGCATGGCTCAGAACGTCAGTGAAAACACTTGCCTTTTGGCAATTTCTGTTCGTATAGCTGGCTATACCGATTTGGAGAAAGCGCTGTGTGTTTTTATGCGTTATCATTGCTCCCAATGGACCACCGGAATCGCCATTGCAGAGATTACTGTCCCAGTTTCCTGCGCAGAATTGGTTACCAGCGATGGTCTGGCCGATGAACCTAGCACACACCTCTGGTGGCTGGCGACGAATGTCCAGCGTCTGAAGAGCATCACTGTCACTTTCCATTTCGGTCTTTCCCCATCCAGTAGCAGTTAGCAAATCGATTTTGTCTATATACTGCCTCCACTTATGATCCCACACAACGCAAATGGGCCTGATGTTGTctacaaaaataatcttttataaaatatttttattcccAAACACCGAGGTTGCTACCTCTGTACACGACACTCTTGGCCAACCGCAGAATGGCAATGTCGTTAGCATGTGTATTGGGATCATACAACTTGTGCTTGAAGCCCGCATCTACCATGTGCTCCTCTCGAAAATTGCAGTAATATCCGATGCATTCTTCACTCCTCGTTCTTTCATACTCCCCCAGCCTGGCTACTCTATTAGGGTATGCATTTGAGTGCTTAAAAGTCTATCCGTTTGGTTTTTATTGCTACTTACAAATGCTGATTTGCTATGAAGCAATGAGCTGCAGTTAGTACTAGTTCTATTGAAAGGTGCCAAGATTAAATACAGTTCTTAGAAATTTACAACCAATGACATTGGAGTCCAATGAATACGCACTGTTCGTAATGAGAGATCCGCCGCACACAAACATGTCTGTAGTCGAGTGCAGAAAAACCATCCAGGGGCTCGAGTTATATTTAGCTGTATGGCCATTGATTATGCGATGCGCAGTCCTCGATTGTGTTCGAATTCCGCAGGCTGGGTCGAGAAATTGACTGCATCCGGGGTGTAGAAGCTGGAACATCAGAATAATTCCAACGAATGCTGGAACTCCGATTACTGCGGTGTGCATTGCGCGAGTGCTTGACGATTAATTCTGAGGCTCGGCTTTATAATCCAGCTTATCAGGCGAGTACTCgtatcaaaaataatattaaagttCTTAAATCGTATTACAAAAAGTGTAAAGAAGTGTCACTTTAAGCAGCTATGGATTGCATTAAAAACTGCATCGCAGTAAAGAGGGCAGTTTTGgtcatataaagtatatatatttaaaatgataaaaaagaTATCACATTTTCTCGGTTTTCAATCAGACATcggtgttttttttaaatttataaatactgTGAGGGTATATAATCTTCGGGTTGCTGAAGCTAATTTTCTTTcgtgttattattgtttacaTTGTTTACCATTTACAGCGAAATAACATTGGTATCTAGCTAAACACTTTTATGTTGGAGGTTATAATTGAAAAGCATGAAAGGGGAAAACaacataatacaaataaaaattttgctaACTCGAAATGGAAAGCAGGAAATTCGTTCACAAACGGAAATGTGCATTTAATGGGTTGCAATTTCTAGCTGCAGTTCGAAGCAATTCAGAAATTGGCGTAGATTCGTTTTAACTGCCTCGTTAGTGAAGGCAGCGAAATATCTACGAAAgaatgaaaacgaaaccgCTTTCCTTGCCAAACACAGCCGCACCTCCCGtagtcatcatcatcatcggacTACCCATAGATTTATCGTTTTTATTCGCTGAAAATCACATTAGGTGAGGGTAAAACCAAGAGGAGCGAATAAAAATTGGCCGGCATCAGAGAACGGAGAGTGCATAGCTCCACCACTCGAACTCTGGCCGAACAATCCCCAATACAAGATATCCCAGAATAGAGATGCCTTATACTGGGtgttcattaaaataatttaacagtACCATCCCATTTAAAGATGAGATCGAACGTATAAACAGGAAATACAACGCAATTGTAAATAgcattaacatttatttttgaataccATATTTAACTGGAGAGCCAATTATATTACTACCCTGTTTTTCAGAGAGATGCACTTTGCGTCTGCCGTAAAATCATTTGGATGGAGACCAGAGGTAAAACGTGATGCAGGGGGCGGAGTTGGAAGAAAAAGGTGGTATATTGGGTGGAAAAGGGGGGCGCTTAGCGAAGACAACggctaaaataaaaagtgtttgAAATTATAGCTTTCAGGCGGCTTACCCGCTCCTTTCATCTGGCGTTCAATTCCATCCAACCGCGCGAAGAAAGTGCAGGACTCTGTTGACTAAGTGGGGCAAGTGGGAGAATTTGTGGGTGGGTTGCACATGAAATATGAGTTAAGAAAATTGATGACAAACATTTCAACGTTTATTGCATAAAATTACCATAAAATATTGCATGCAAGTAGTTTGTGTCTCTCCCTTCCTCTGTGTACTTTCACGAACTCAGCTCGTTATAAAAATTTTCCCTTTGATTTGAAAGGAGGTAAACGCCAGCATGATTGCAATACGAGTTGGCGTAGTAGTTGAGAATTAAGCTAAGATTAAAGTggattattttattacaatcGAGGGCGCataactttaatttatatatatcgaTACTATTATAAATAATCAAGGAATTTCCCACGAGTAAGAAGGGTGGATCCATCTGATCGGTATCTCTGGATCTGCAAGAAAGCTATGTTTAAATACtagttaatatataaataagtaaagTACTTTACTCTCCAATTTTGTACTTGCCAACCATATCATCGCTAGAATGCGGCCATTGTTCCGTCTtgggcataattaaaattgatgaAGAGAACGTTGGGATGGAATGCAGCACTTGCTGCCTTCCACAACTACATTCTTCGCAGCTGCCTTTTGGGTCTGTGCGCTGGCCATGTCAAATTTATCACTATACCTTCTTCGGTGGCCACTATAAATTGTTGCCTTTTGCCGGTGAAGATGCTGGCTTTGGCATCCTTTTTGCGTCGCTCCTCTGGGCAACCCGTTCTTCTTTGCCATCGCTTTATGTTTTGAGTCCTGGACAGCGCCGCAGGCAACATTATTTGACGTAACcaaagtaattttaattttcaccGCAGCACTCGCAAAACATCAGCGTCGGGCCGCCCCAGGACGCAAAAGAGGGCCCAGGACCACCAAGTGGCACTACAATGCACTCTGTGGAGTTGTGGGTGGGTCGGCGGCGGTGGGTGTTGCTGGTGCAGTGGAACTGGATGCCCGGGAAACTGGGGATTGGGAGTCTGGTTACTTAAGCATATTGCAAATAGACTGCATAATGAGCTACGCTTTGCTTTTCAAGACACTCAGGTGGAAATCGAGTGAACGAAGGCTAACGAGAAATGGCTGAAAAAGCATTGAACCAAAAGATGGCTGGGGCTCGTTTATAAAAGTGAGTTTTTTACGAAAGTTACCTGAGAGGAAAATGAGATGAAACGAAAATTATAAGCGTGccgcttttattttctttatcaGTTAATGTAATCGATAATGTTTTATGTGTAATTTAATCCAAATACTTTTTTTCCTTAATGGAAAAAAAGGTTTACACTTAAAGatttaaaacttataaaattaaaaaatatatatatttccgaaACGCATATTAAATTGACAGCAAAGTAAACTTGGAAATATAATGCAAATGCTAGTTTCATTACCTCTGGTCTGGGCCTCTCCTCCAAATAAACCTCATTCACTTCTAGAGATTTCTAACATTCTGTATACTATAAACACATTTGCATGAACATAAACTTGCAccgaaatttacataaatttaaaatgtattctgTATTCAGTAACgccataatttaatttagtacCGCAATCAAGTGGTTCAAGCtgaaatcgtttattttttgcgAGAAATGTTTGGAAATTCGAAATGACAAGCGACGAGaccaacaaacacacacgtcCGGCGGAGTGAGACGGATAGTCCTTCAATTTGGGTGATCTGCTCGTAAATTGGTAGCCAAGGCAAACTCTTTCCCTATATTCAGTCGTAAAGCCAACGTATGCAAATTTCGTATTCACTTTGtcacacatgcacacaaaTAGACAAATACACACGCACGGAGGGATGTCCGTTTTATTcgaactcacacacacacactcgcacaggCACATCCTTGTGCATTCATCATCAGCCACATCATCATTTATACATTGTATTTgtctgccgttgttgttgttgctgctgccggtgGTGGTCTGCAGTACATAAAACTGCTGACATTTGTTGTTTCCAATTTAGGGCAGTGCATCCCCCGCCGCACAAGCCCCTCTGGCGCACAAAAAATTCGAAGTTTTCGGATAGAGCTTAACATTAATTGATTTAGAATTTGTGGAATTGAAATTATGTTGAGTTGACAGTTTAGGGATAGAGCCGCACACAAGCGTTCTGATGAATGTGTTTCAGCTAAATGGATAAAGGTATCGCCGACGGCTTATAGAAATTAATAGGGTGTATAAGGGAATGTAGTCTGGAGACTAAATAGACTCAATTAAAGTGACATGTTGAAGCCCTAATTTATACATAATATTAAGTATAAATAGTTTCGAACTTTTTAATGTTTCATCAgtatttaataatcaaaataataaagaagtTTTACCATTTCGGTaggaaaatgaattaaattgatagatttttaaataatatattgcAACAAAACAAGACTAAAAcaatagtttaattaaaaattaaaaaattaaattatattatctTCTTTAAATTTGGTAGCGTAATAACTGTTGTTAATTAAtagatattgaaaaaaatagaACATTTCTAAAAACGGTGGATTTGACAGCTTTTTgcagaaatataaaaaaaatatctgaTACTTTGTTAGAAAATTACTTGAAATCTCCtgttaaaaaatcaaaaatatggAAAGCACTGAAAATTAGACCACATTCGTACACTTTTTCTTTACTGTACCAGAGCTCAGAGCTGGCTGGCAATTCTTCAGTGAAAAGGCCACAAGCTGTGCTAATTAGCGCAGACAAAAGGCTCGAAAAACTGAACGAAGCGCCGCAGAGGCGATACAAGGAGTTGCCAGGCCATGAAGTGTGGAAAACCCAGAACAAGCTCTGACCGAAAAGAAAGACCAGAAGTATGTGTGTttctatacaaatttatatatatatgtatatatacatgtatatatatgtatgtatgtcggAACGATATGGCTGAAGGTAAAGCAAAAGGAAAGCAACGACGGTAGCGGTAGCAGTAGCAATAATTACAACCGTCGGCACACAAAAGACTTCAACACAAATACACACTGGCAGGCATATGTATGGACAAAAAGTGGaaacattacgcatacgccccgttgcaCGACTGAACCCTGCGCCGCTGC encodes:
- the LOC6732364 gene encoding chymotrypsin-like protease CTRL-1, whose amino-acid sequence is MKFLALAIVAMLFILPLPGYCQFLDPNCGTITESKNLVRVVNGKIAKYNSSPWMVFLKSTDGDFVCGGTLITNRLVLTAAHCLKPNQTLYARLGEYIRSEKDDKCVGSYCHVRVKHKVDEAFKPRLFHNKMFWNDIAILRLEKPVVYRDNIRPICILLNPKWKKYIDKIPILTGTGWGKTEHGTDSDALRTLDIRRQPPQMCRQYIGANIVGNQFCAGNSNSNLCNGDSGGPLGALIPFKNSKRYVQIGIASFTNRQCKYVSVYTDVISHIGFILKVWRNFGNGHKKTVSNRPQRPPTRPPTRPPTRPPTRPPSPPSPPSPPNPPSPPIPPSPPIPPSPPIIIPPAPNPPPMPPVIPPILEPNFIDPMPGHWDFNYDSVWDSHEGHYGKVDNDWYNDYSPEGDSHEYFYSHRYPGNFPMIL
- the LOC120284193 gene encoding serine protease grass codes for the protein MHTAVIGVPAFVGIILMFQLLHPGCSQFLDPACGIRTQSRTAHRIINGHTAKYNSSPWMVFLHSTTDMFVCGGSLITNKLVLTAAHCFIANQHLVARLGEYERTRSEECIGYYCNFREEHMVDAGFKHKLYDPNTHANDIAILRLAKSVVYRDNIRPICVVWDHKWRQYIDKIDLLTATGWGKTEMESDSDALQTLDIRRQPPEVCARFIGQTIAGNQFCAGNWDSNLCNGDSGGPLGAMITHKNTQRFLQIGIASYTNRNCQKASVFTDVLSHAEFILRVWRMYGKGQRIPIPKKPTTTTRPPTWWQTPKQTYQDYDYDTNHGSHWDWNYSPEWYPGGYFYISTW